A region from the Chanodichthys erythropterus isolate Z2021 chromosome 5, ASM2448905v1, whole genome shotgun sequence genome encodes:
- the mcmbp gene encoding mini-chromosome maintenance complex-binding protein isoform X1: protein MPTVHDWINNPLGVVDGMFAQSHSSPDWEKKVVEYFKEKLKLNDAHTWVPSLNDVPLHYLKPNSLVKFRCMVQDMFDPEFFMGVYEMSDPTSNSKQVKCGKYKDVTECGQVDFNSRNTVTSERQTFYCVPIPGESQWVKEIYAGTSQARVVPSTSYVPNRHKRSYEEDDDMDTQPQQMKDVSQGAHSFVESHGNMEPKRQETKAPSQDSSPTHCTSSLDLNFPLPEEKGPACLVKVYENWDSFKLNDMLEVFGILSVDPALSVIADEREASSLLDPTEGMETVEEQRVHSPPASLVPRLHMLYAQPLVHNNPLLPSSALENNGDYLSSVHGELASVRAELLTFLTHVLLGDSLAAEYLILHLISNVYSRRDVLPLGKFTLNLSGCPHSSPYTEHLYKVIQQLMPSSFRLCMSLHNMNNQRMVPRKDYTANRLVSGTLQLANNTSLFLDETQLEQGQLDTTGVRNITALGNLISWQKVDYDFNYHQMEFPCNINVLIASEGRSLLPSDCQVHLRPTLNPPNLEEYLSAVQVAQVPSQLNKYRMYLSMARALNYTISDEITKAVEEDFVEMRKDDPQSMSAEDLHRLLVVARLLSLSHGQNTLSREGWMKAKQLEALRTSRTQQQKCVNGNEP, encoded by the exons ATGCCTACGGTTCACGACTGGATCAATAATCCACTGGGTGTCGTTGACGGGATGTTCG CCCAGAGTCACTCCAGTCCAGACTGGGAGAAGAAAGTTGTGGAGTATTTCAAAGAGAAACTGAAACTTAACGATGCTCACACATGG GTTCCATCTCTGAATGATGTTCCCCTGCACTACCTGAAGCCTAATAGTCTTGTGAAATTCCGTTGCATGGTCCAAGATATGTTTGATCCGGAATTTTTCATGGGTGTTTATGAGATGAGTGATCCCACATCAAACTCTAAA CAGGTGAAATGTGGAAAATACAAAGATGTCACAGAGTGTGGG CAGGTGGACTTTAACTCAAGAAACACAGTGACATCAGAGAGACAGACGTTTTATTGTGTCCCCATCCCGGGAGAATCTCAGTGGGTCAAGGAAAT CTACGCCGGCACCAGTCAGGCTCGAGTGGTGCCCTCCACTTCCTATGTCCCGAACAGGCATAAGCGCAGCTATGAGGAAGACGATGATATGGACACACAGCCCCAACAGATGAAAGATGTCAGTCAAG GAGCTCACAGCTTTGTGGAGTCTCATGGCAACATGGAGCCGAAGCGTCAGGAGACAAAAGCCCCCAGTCAGGACTCGTCCCCAACACACTGCACATCCAGTCTGGACCTCAACTTCCCTTTGCCTGAAGAAAAGGGCCCAGCCTGCCTTGTTAAG GTATATGAGAACTGGGACAGTTTCAAACTGAATGACATGTTGGAAGTATTTGGCATCCTTTCTGTGGACCCTGCCTTGAGTGTGATTGCAGATGAAAG AGAGGCGTCTTCACTGCTTGACCCCACAGAAGGCATGGAGACTGTGGAGGAGCAAAGAGTTCACAGCCCGCCAGCATCCCTTGTACCACGACTGCACATGCTTTATGCCCAGCCTCTAGTGCACAACAACCCACTACTGCCCTCTAGTGCCTTGGAGAATAATGGAGACT ATTTAAGCAGTGTTCATGGGGAACTGGCTTCAGTCAGAGCAGAGCTGCTCACCTTCCTCACACATGTCCTGTTGGGGGATTCCCTTGCTGCAGAGTACCTCATTCTACATCTCATCTCCAATGT ATACAGCAGACGGGATGTTCTTCCTTTGGGCAAATTCACATTGAATCTCAGCGGCTGTCCTCACAGCTCTCCATACACCGAGCATCTCTACAAGGTCATCCAACAGCTCATGCCATCT TCATTCCGGCTATGCATGAGTCTGCACAATATGAACAACCAACGCATGGTGCCCCGGAAAGATTACACGGCTAACCGCCTGGTGAGTGGAACTCTTCAGCTGGCCAATAACACGTCACTGTTTCTGGATGAGACACAGCTGGAGCAGGGCCAACTGGATACCACAG GTGTGCGGAATATCACTGCGCTGGGGAACCTGATCTCCTGGCAGAAGGTTGATTACGACTTCAACTACCACCAGATGGAATTCCCCTGCAATATTAACGTGCTTATCGCATCCGAGGGCCGATCGCTCCTCCCG TCTGACTGTCAGGTTCACCTACGACCCACCCTTAATCCACCTAACCTGGAGGAGTACTTGAGCGCGGTGCAGGTGGCGCAGGTTCCATCTCAGCTCAACAAGTATCGCATGTATCTGAGCATGGCACGTGCCCTGAACTACACCATTTCAGATGAGATCACAAAG GCAGTAGAAGAGGACTTTGTTGAAATGCGAAAAGATGACCCTCAGAGTATGTCTGCGGAAGACCTTCATAGATTGCTGGTTGTTGCGAG GTTGCTGTCATTAAGTCACGGGCAGAACACACTCTCTAGAGAGGGCTGGATGAAAGCCAAGCAGCTAGAGGCCTTGAGAACAAGTCGAACACAGCAGCAGAAATGTGTGAATGGAAACGAGCCTTAA
- the mcmbp gene encoding mini-chromosome maintenance complex-binding protein isoform X2 translates to MPTVHDWINNPLGVVDGMFAQSHSSPDWEKKVVEYFKEKLKLNDAHTWVPSLNDVPLHYLKPNSLVKFRCMVQDMFDPEFFMGVYEMSDPTSNSKQVKCGKYKDVTECGVDFNSRNTVTSERQTFYCVPIPGESQWVKEIYAGTSQARVVPSTSYVPNRHKRSYEEDDDMDTQPQQMKDVSQGAHSFVESHGNMEPKRQETKAPSQDSSPTHCTSSLDLNFPLPEEKGPACLVKVYENWDSFKLNDMLEVFGILSVDPALSVIADEREASSLLDPTEGMETVEEQRVHSPPASLVPRLHMLYAQPLVHNNPLLPSSALENNGDYLSSVHGELASVRAELLTFLTHVLLGDSLAAEYLILHLISNVYSRRDVLPLGKFTLNLSGCPHSSPYTEHLYKVIQQLMPSSFRLCMSLHNMNNQRMVPRKDYTANRLVSGTLQLANNTSLFLDETQLEQGQLDTTGVRNITALGNLISWQKVDYDFNYHQMEFPCNINVLIASEGRSLLPSDCQVHLRPTLNPPNLEEYLSAVQVAQVPSQLNKYRMYLSMARALNYTISDEITKAVEEDFVEMRKDDPQSMSAEDLHRLLVVARLLSLSHGQNTLSREGWMKAKQLEALRTSRTQQQKCVNGNEP, encoded by the exons ATGCCTACGGTTCACGACTGGATCAATAATCCACTGGGTGTCGTTGACGGGATGTTCG CCCAGAGTCACTCCAGTCCAGACTGGGAGAAGAAAGTTGTGGAGTATTTCAAAGAGAAACTGAAACTTAACGATGCTCACACATGG GTTCCATCTCTGAATGATGTTCCCCTGCACTACCTGAAGCCTAATAGTCTTGTGAAATTCCGTTGCATGGTCCAAGATATGTTTGATCCGGAATTTTTCATGGGTGTTTATGAGATGAGTGATCCCACATCAAACTCTAAA CAGGTGAAATGTGGAAAATACAAAGATGTCACAGAGTGTGGG GTGGACTTTAACTCAAGAAACACAGTGACATCAGAGAGACAGACGTTTTATTGTGTCCCCATCCCGGGAGAATCTCAGTGGGTCAAGGAAAT CTACGCCGGCACCAGTCAGGCTCGAGTGGTGCCCTCCACTTCCTATGTCCCGAACAGGCATAAGCGCAGCTATGAGGAAGACGATGATATGGACACACAGCCCCAACAGATGAAAGATGTCAGTCAAG GAGCTCACAGCTTTGTGGAGTCTCATGGCAACATGGAGCCGAAGCGTCAGGAGACAAAAGCCCCCAGTCAGGACTCGTCCCCAACACACTGCACATCCAGTCTGGACCTCAACTTCCCTTTGCCTGAAGAAAAGGGCCCAGCCTGCCTTGTTAAG GTATATGAGAACTGGGACAGTTTCAAACTGAATGACATGTTGGAAGTATTTGGCATCCTTTCTGTGGACCCTGCCTTGAGTGTGATTGCAGATGAAAG AGAGGCGTCTTCACTGCTTGACCCCACAGAAGGCATGGAGACTGTGGAGGAGCAAAGAGTTCACAGCCCGCCAGCATCCCTTGTACCACGACTGCACATGCTTTATGCCCAGCCTCTAGTGCACAACAACCCACTACTGCCCTCTAGTGCCTTGGAGAATAATGGAGACT ATTTAAGCAGTGTTCATGGGGAACTGGCTTCAGTCAGAGCAGAGCTGCTCACCTTCCTCACACATGTCCTGTTGGGGGATTCCCTTGCTGCAGAGTACCTCATTCTACATCTCATCTCCAATGT ATACAGCAGACGGGATGTTCTTCCTTTGGGCAAATTCACATTGAATCTCAGCGGCTGTCCTCACAGCTCTCCATACACCGAGCATCTCTACAAGGTCATCCAACAGCTCATGCCATCT TCATTCCGGCTATGCATGAGTCTGCACAATATGAACAACCAACGCATGGTGCCCCGGAAAGATTACACGGCTAACCGCCTGGTGAGTGGAACTCTTCAGCTGGCCAATAACACGTCACTGTTTCTGGATGAGACACAGCTGGAGCAGGGCCAACTGGATACCACAG GTGTGCGGAATATCACTGCGCTGGGGAACCTGATCTCCTGGCAGAAGGTTGATTACGACTTCAACTACCACCAGATGGAATTCCCCTGCAATATTAACGTGCTTATCGCATCCGAGGGCCGATCGCTCCTCCCG TCTGACTGTCAGGTTCACCTACGACCCACCCTTAATCCACCTAACCTGGAGGAGTACTTGAGCGCGGTGCAGGTGGCGCAGGTTCCATCTCAGCTCAACAAGTATCGCATGTATCTGAGCATGGCACGTGCCCTGAACTACACCATTTCAGATGAGATCACAAAG GCAGTAGAAGAGGACTTTGTTGAAATGCGAAAAGATGACCCTCAGAGTATGTCTGCGGAAGACCTTCATAGATTGCTGGTTGTTGCGAG GTTGCTGTCATTAAGTCACGGGCAGAACACACTCTCTAGAGAGGGCTGGATGAAAGCCAAGCAGCTAGAGGCCTTGAGAACAAGTCGAACACAGCAGCAGAAATGTGTGAATGGAAACGAGCCTTAA